CCAGGTCAGATGCGACAACCTGATACATATCAATATTCACCTCTAAACAGAACGACGAGCAGGGTTGTCGGCTTCATCGTGTCGATTAAAAAAGTCAACAATGGCAGTGAGTGCCATAGCGCGCATGGCGTCCTTTTCCAAAAGAATCTCATGGTATGCGCCCTTTACCACCTGTGGTTTACTCCCTTCACAAGGATGACCAGCGGCGGCGCGTAGCGCGCAATAGCGATCATGCATACGGTTATCGACCAGGCGCTCATTCTCTGCCTGCAGTAACAGAACGGGTGTCGTCTCTTTCGCAACGCCAGCCAGCACAACTTCACCGGCGAAAACACTTTCCTGAAGCCAGTGCCAGGTTGGGCCACCAATGCGGATCTGCGGATCGTCTGTGTAAAACGCTCTGTTTCGATAATAACGTTGACGGCTGTGAGTCATCATATTGACAAAAAAAGGCCATCCCCGCCAGTGACCCGTACCGAAGGCATACTTTTCCCGCATTTGCGGGTGATTTTCTGCCCAGCGCAGTATCGCGCGCACCATGCGGGGCGGAAGCAGGAACCTAATCCCGAACATCGGCGCGCAGAGTGCTATCGCATCACAATGCTGTGGATAACGCTGTAAAAATAGCGTCGCGATAGCCCCCCCCATCGAATGCGCGAGAATAAACCGTTTCCGCCAGGGGCCTGAAGCGATCTGCTGCTGCCAGAATAACGCCAGATCATCAACATAATCACTAAAACACGCCACATGCCCACGTTGCGTGTCTGCTAATAGTCGTCCGGAATATCCCTGACCCCGGTGATCGATAATCACCACATCGAAATGGCAATGAAATAAGTCGTAGGCCAGCTCTGTATATTTGACATAACTTTCCTTCCGCCCAGGGCAAATGACGACAACCCGATCATGATCACTGGCACGAAATCGAATAAAATGTACCGGAAGATTATCTGTGCCATTAAATATGTCTTCTTCCCGTCGCTGCCAGAAATCGTGCAATGCGCCGTGAGTAAAAGCGGAAAACGTATTTTCTCGCGTGAGCCAATCCTGTTGCTGCTGAAACATTTAATTTATGCCTCTTCCTGATACCGAAGTTATACCCTGATGATATATCTGCGCCGACAGCTCCTCATGATATAGTCACTGATGATGGATTAACGCGAGATAATTAGATGAATACCAAAACCGGTAAACAGCGTTCCGGCAATGCCATCAATCCATCGGGCCATACGTCGATAACCACGACGCATCGGAGGAAGTGCAAACAGACTGGCTACAATACTAAACCAGACAAATGTTTCAATAATAATCAGCAGGAAAATACCCCAGCGTTCCCCCGCGCCGATAGTGTCACCAACAAATAATGAGAACACCGACCCAAAATAGATAATCGCTTTGGGATTAGAGAGATTGGTCAATAATCCTCTGATAAAACGATGACCGCTATTATGCGCCAGTGCCACCTGTGTTGTGGTTACCGTGCTTTTCTGTAGCGCGCTACGCAGCATCTGATAGCCCATCCAGCACAAATACACCCCTCCGCCAACCATAATAATGGTGTGCAACCAGGCCATCTTTTCGATGATTAAATGCAGGCCGAGCAGGGCAACACCCGCCCAGACCATAACGCCACAGGTAATCCCCAGCACCCCCATCATCGCTTCCTGACGACAACGACTGACTGCCGTTTGGGAAACAAAGAAAAAATCCGGGCCGGGGCTCATCAGTGCCACCATATGCACCAGTGCCACGGTGAAAAAAAGCATTAACATAATTCGCTCCCAGATAATAGCGCCAACAATACCGCCATTATCGTGACACTTTTTTCTTTAGCTGGCTACTCATCTTCGCCATCGATATGCGCCCGGATACGCGCCATAAATGCCTTACCAAAACGCTCCAGCTTACGGGTTCCAACACCATTGATACTGAGCATCTCACTCGCGGTTACCGGTAACTGTTCCGCCATTTCGATCAGTGTCGCGTCATTAAATACGACGTAGGGAGGGATATTCTCATCATCAGCAATCGTTTTACGCAACTGACGCAATCTGGCAAATAGCTTGCGATCGTAGTTGCCAGCAAACGATTTTGGCATGATCTTCGGCTTCAGCGAAACAATCCGCGGTACAGCCAGTTGCAATGGTATCTCGCCACGTAACACCGGACGCGCCGCCTCCGTTAATTGCAGTGCCGAATAGCAGGCGATATTTTGCGTCACCAGCCCCAGATGAATTAACTGGCGGATCACACTCACCCAATATTCATGGCTG
The sequence above is drawn from the Enterobacteriaceae bacterium ESL0689 genome and encodes:
- the pldB gene encoding lysophospholipase L2, giving the protein MFQQQQDWLTRENTFSAFTHGALHDFWQRREEDIFNGTDNLPVHFIRFRASDHDRVVVICPGRKESYVKYTELAYDLFHCHFDVVIIDHRGQGYSGRLLADTQRGHVACFSDYVDDLALFWQQQIASGPWRKRFILAHSMGGAIATLFLQRYPQHCDAIALCAPMFGIRFLLPPRMVRAILRWAENHPQMREKYAFGTGHWRGWPFFVNMMTHSRQRYYRNRAFYTDDPQIRIGGPTWHWLQESVFAGEVVLAGVAKETTPVLLLQAENERLVDNRMHDRYCALRAAAGHPCEGSKPQVVKGAYHEILLEKDAMRAMALTAIVDFFNRHDEADNPARRSV
- the rhtC gene encoding threonine export protein RhtC, giving the protein MLMLFFTVALVHMVALMSPGPDFFFVSQTAVSRCRQEAMMGVLGITCGVMVWAGVALLGLHLIIEKMAWLHTIIMVGGGVYLCWMGYQMLRSALQKSTVTTTQVALAHNSGHRFIRGLLTNLSNPKAIIYFGSVFSLFVGDTIGAGERWGIFLLIIIETFVWFSIVASLFALPPMRRGYRRMARWIDGIAGTLFTGFGIHLIISR